Proteins encoded by one window of Myxococcales bacterium:
- a CDS encoding OmpH family outer membrane protein, giving the protein MSHRSFRSAVAGLASALVVSLALTTATPAQAETAPVRVGVIDVQRAVAQTEDGLRAQATLKKLFESRQQQLDAKQKDLQRQKEEIDRQSRVLSKEALQKRVDEWQKQMIDLQTVFMEYNKELEKKQKELTEPVIEKVMAIIKRIATTENIDVVIDKNTTAYVRTDLDLTDRAIQAYNSGGGGAAPAAPPKK; this is encoded by the coding sequence ATGTCCCACCGTTCGTTCCGCTCGGCCGTCGCCGGCCTCGCCTCTGCGCTCGTCGTGTCTCTGGCGCTCACTACCGCCACCCCTGCGCAGGCCGAGACCGCGCCCGTCCGCGTCGGCGTGATCGACGTGCAGCGCGCCGTCGCGCAGACCGAGGACGGCCTCCGCGCCCAGGCCACGCTGAAGAAGCTCTTCGAGAGCCGTCAGCAGCAGCTCGACGCGAAGCAGAAGGACCTCCAGCGGCAGAAGGAAGAGATCGATCGCCAGTCGCGCGTGCTCTCGAAGGAGGCGCTGCAGAAGCGCGTCGACGAGTGGCAAAAGCAGATGATCGACCTTCAGACGGTCTTCATGGAATACAACAAGGAGCTTGAGAAGAAGCAGAAGGAGCTCACCGAGCCGGTCATCGAGAAGGTGATGGCGATCATCAAGCGCATCGCGACGACCGAGAACATCGACGTCGTGATCGACAAGAACACGACCGCGTACGTGCGCACCGACCTCGACCTGACGGACCGCGCCATCCAGGCGTACAACAGCGGCGGCGGTGGGGCGGCCCCGGCGGCGCCTCCGAAGAAGTAG
- the hrcA gene encoding heat-inducible transcription repressor HrcA — protein MSELSFRARQILYAAVTEFVATGEPVGSRTLSKRGIELSPASIRNVLADLEEAGFLHQPHTSAGRVPTDKAFRLFIDALMEVQKVSKVDDERIRSRLRDVSPNQSLMRETGRLLSELTGSAAVVVAPRPDTLTLKHLRFIRTLPGEVLAVLVMSNGEVQNRFLRAQVDEDTLGKIHTLLDDVSEGRSLGELQELFARRLATERVQHDALRKQAFELGEAAVASVGADRAVEVVIEGRGKLLEQIGFGDPSEMKGAVSALDETERLVNLLDQTLAADGATAVVGREAGELGGGQLAIVRAAFTSGVRSSGSVAVIGPTRMDYPKVLPLVEATASAVSAVIGRSSHASHGNDDD, from the coding sequence ATGAGCGAGCTCAGCTTCCGCGCCCGGCAGATCCTCTACGCGGCCGTCACCGAGTTTGTCGCGACGGGGGAGCCCGTCGGTTCGCGCACGCTCTCCAAGCGCGGCATCGAGCTGTCGCCTGCCAGTATCCGCAACGTGCTGGCCGACCTCGAGGAGGCCGGGTTCCTGCACCAGCCCCACACGAGCGCGGGGCGCGTGCCCACCGACAAGGCGTTCCGCCTGTTCATCGACGCCCTCATGGAGGTGCAGAAGGTGTCCAAGGTCGACGACGAGCGGATCCGCAGCCGACTCCGCGACGTGTCGCCGAACCAGAGCCTGATGCGAGAGACGGGCCGGCTCCTCTCCGAGCTGACGGGCTCAGCCGCCGTCGTCGTCGCGCCCCGGCCCGACACCCTCACGCTGAAGCACCTCCGCTTCATCCGCACGCTCCCCGGCGAGGTCCTCGCGGTGCTCGTCATGTCGAACGGCGAGGTCCAGAACCGCTTCCTCCGCGCCCAGGTCGACGAAGACACCCTCGGCAAGATCCACACGCTGCTCGACGACGTGAGCGAGGGGCGGTCGCTCGGCGAGCTGCAGGAGCTGTTCGCGCGGCGCCTCGCCACCGAGCGCGTGCAGCACGACGCGCTCCGAAAGCAGGCGTTCGAGCTCGGTGAGGCGGCCGTGGCGAGCGTCGGCGCGGACCGCGCGGTCGAGGTGGTGATCGAGGGGCGGGGCAAGCTGCTGGAGCAAATTGGCTTCGGCGATCCGAGCGAAATGAAGGGGGCCGTGTCCGCGCTCGACGAGACCGAGCGACTGGTAAATCTCCTTGATCAAACGCTCGCGGCCGATGGCGCCACGGCGGTCGTGGGCCGCGAGGCTGGCGAGCTCGGCGGCGGGCAGCTCGCGATCGTTCGAGCGGCCTTCACGAGCGGCGTTCGGAGCTCCGGCTCGGTGGCGGTCATCGGCCCCACCCGCATGGACTATCCCAAGGTGCTGCCGCTCGTGGAGGCCACGGCGAGCGCCGTGAGCGCGGTGATCGGGCGGTCATCGCACGCGAGCCACGGGAACGACGACGATTGA
- the fabZ gene encoding 3-hydroxyacyl-ACP dehydratase FabZ, with product MDIERILQILPHKWPFLLVDRVTEVLPGQVVRGHKCVTINEPWFLGHFPQHPVMPGVLILESLAQIGGILAYATDPFDLSQSFMYFLGIDRAKFRRPVIPGDRLDLEVRVVHHRENVWKLKGVASVDGTLCAEGELLASVVDRGS from the coding sequence ATCGACATCGAGCGAATCCTGCAGATCCTCCCGCACAAGTGGCCTTTTCTGCTCGTCGACCGCGTCACGGAGGTGCTCCCCGGCCAGGTGGTCCGCGGGCACAAATGCGTCACGATCAACGAGCCGTGGTTCTTGGGGCATTTCCCCCAGCACCCCGTGATGCCCGGCGTCCTCATTCTCGAGTCGCTCGCGCAGATCGGCGGCATCCTCGCCTATGCGACCGACCCCTTCGATCTGAGCCAGTCGTTCATGTATTTCCTCGGCATCGATCGCGCGAAATTCCGGCGCCCCGTGATCCCCGGCGATCGGCTCGATCTCGAGGTGCGCGTCGTCCACCACCGCGAGAACGTGTGGAAGCTGAAGGGGGTGGCGTCGGTCGATGGCACGCTCTGCGCCGAGGGTGAGCTCCTCGCGAGCGTGGTGGATCGCGGCTCATGA
- the murE gene encoding UDP-N-acetylmuramyl-tripeptide synthetase produces MRFPRLTIPTPPTWADRIATVGVTGTNGKSTTTTWLAAALRRLGGPVVRITTLGFYVDDDELALPKDYDGFVEAMRVGLERGARHAAIELTSEALGRGFARAWPCRVGVFTNLTHDHLDAHGTPEHYLASKAQLFVSLPPGGTAVLNGCDPSSELLAEIVPKGARARTYGVASRGHPVLPLDACATEIAATWAGTRVTGTIDGAPLDLTTAGLGAIYAENALAALLGAEAMGVPREAAIEALAAAPPPRGRFEVVSERPHVVVDYAHSPDALARTLEAARALLDADGRGGALWVVFGAGGARDREKRGPMGAAARVADHVVLTNDNPRDERPESIVAQILEGLGDHPSARVELERHLAIRHAVQCAAPNDAVLLCGMGHEGTQTIGGVRRAFSDREVALAALAERLDRGTREPRED; encoded by the coding sequence TTGCGCTTCCCGCGCCTCACCATCCCGACCCCGCCGACGTGGGCGGATCGCATCGCGACGGTCGGAGTGACCGGCACGAACGGGAAGAGCACGACCACCACCTGGCTCGCCGCCGCGCTCCGGCGCCTCGGCGGGCCTGTGGTCCGCATCACGACGCTCGGCTTCTACGTGGACGACGACGAGCTCGCGCTCCCGAAGGACTACGACGGCTTCGTCGAGGCGATGCGCGTGGGCCTCGAGCGCGGGGCGCGCCACGCCGCGATCGAGCTCACCAGCGAGGCGCTCGGGCGGGGCTTCGCCCGCGCCTGGCCGTGCCGGGTCGGCGTGTTCACGAACCTCACCCACGATCACCTGGACGCGCACGGCACGCCAGAGCACTACCTCGCGAGCAAGGCCCAGCTCTTCGTCTCGCTGCCGCCGGGCGGCACAGCGGTGCTGAACGGCTGCGATCCCTCGTCGGAGCTGCTCGCGGAGATCGTGCCTAAGGGCGCGCGGGCGCGAACCTACGGCGTCGCGTCGCGCGGCCATCCCGTGCTGCCGCTCGACGCATGCGCGACGGAGATCGCGGCGACCTGGGCGGGCACTCGGGTCACGGGCACGATCGACGGCGCGCCGCTCGATCTCACGACGGCGGGGCTGGGCGCGATTTACGCGGAGAACGCCCTCGCCGCGCTGCTCGGCGCCGAGGCAATGGGGGTTCCCCGTGAGGCCGCGATCGAGGCGCTCGCGGCCGCTCCGCCGCCCCGCGGACGCTTCGAGGTCGTGAGCGAGCGCCCTCACGTGGTCGTCGACTACGCGCACTCACCCGACGCCCTCGCGCGCACGCTCGAGGCGGCGCGCGCGCTGCTCGACGCAGACGGGCGCGGCGGCGCGCTGTGGGTCGTCTTCGGGGCGGGCGGCGCGCGAGATCGGGAGAAGCGAGGGCCCATGGGCGCGGCCGCGCGGGTCGCCGATCACGTCGTGCTCACGAACGACAACCCGCGCGACGAGCGCCCCGAGTCGATCGTCGCCCAGATCCTCGAGGGGCTCGGCGACCACCCGAGCGCGCGCGTCGAGCTCGAACGACACCTCGCGATCCGCCACGCCGTGCAATGCGCGGCGCCGAACGACGCGGTGCTTCTGTGCGGCATGGGGCACGAAGGCACGCAGACCATCGGCGGAGTCCGTCGGGCGTTCTCTGACCGCGAGGTCGCGCTCGCCGCGCTCGCGGAGCGCCTAGACCGCGGCACGCGCGAGCCCCGCGAAGACTAA
- a CDS encoding cyclic nucleotide-binding domain-containing protein: MRTAPPDLPGSANSDTPLDRALGLLLAGEREAALRWAAAVVKQDASVPSALILTCRLLADAGRTEAAIEGFELGIKRAIDAGNLPLAVAAVGDLRTLGTDVSAMLDEIAGAFCLGSPRLSDSAAPPPPLPGTDEFQPLSSFLTGPALLSKVTEIVHDATTAYEALADSEPPLVSPLPLFSYLEREGLRALIGCFEMFTVPAGQEVIREGEEGAEAYIVARGELEVRRGASTKDETADDVTLARLTNGALFGEMALLSRAPRAASVVACRPSILLMARRDALEAVAETRPEVGVELAAHCRRRMVANLVRTSKVLLSVDPLERPALVERFETRVFEKGDKLIEEGATATGLHLIASGEVAVIGHEEGGEPFVIKTLGPGDVCGEVAVVLRREANADVVAVHPAVTLHLPESEFVNLIQAHPAILHGLYILAIERDDETSSVLATSTWSVSDEDFLL; this comes from the coding sequence ATGCGAACGGCTCCCCCCGACCTGCCCGGCAGCGCGAACAGCGACACGCCCCTCGATCGCGCCCTCGGGCTCCTGCTCGCGGGCGAGCGCGAGGCCGCGCTCCGGTGGGCGGCGGCGGTCGTGAAGCAGGACGCGTCTGTGCCGAGCGCACTCATCCTCACGTGCCGCCTCCTGGCGGACGCGGGCCGCACCGAGGCCGCCATCGAGGGGTTCGAGCTTGGCATCAAGCGCGCGATCGACGCCGGCAACCTGCCGCTCGCCGTCGCCGCCGTGGGCGACCTACGCACTCTTGGCACCGACGTCTCGGCCATGCTCGACGAGATCGCCGGGGCGTTCTGCCTCGGCTCGCCGCGGCTCAGCGACTCGGCGGCGCCGCCCCCTCCGCTCCCAGGCACCGACGAGTTCCAGCCGCTGAGCTCCTTCCTCACGGGGCCTGCGCTGCTCTCCAAGGTCACCGAGATCGTCCACGACGCCACGACCGCCTACGAGGCGCTTGCCGACTCCGAGCCGCCCCTCGTGTCGCCGCTCCCGCTGTTCAGCTACCTCGAGCGCGAGGGCCTCCGCGCGCTCATTGGGTGCTTCGAAATGTTCACCGTCCCCGCCGGCCAGGAGGTCATCCGCGAGGGCGAGGAGGGCGCCGAGGCGTACATCGTCGCACGCGGTGAGCTGGAGGTTCGTCGCGGGGCCTCCACGAAGGACGAGACCGCCGACGACGTCACCCTCGCGCGCCTGACGAACGGCGCGCTCTTCGGGGAAATGGCGCTCCTGTCCCGCGCGCCGCGCGCCGCGAGCGTGGTGGCGTGCCGCCCCTCGATTCTGTTGATGGCGCGTCGCGATGCCCTCGAGGCCGTCGCCGAGACACGTCCCGAGGTGGGCGTAGAGCTCGCCGCCCACTGCCGGCGCCGCATGGTCGCGAACCTCGTGCGCACCTCCAAGGTCTTGCTCTCGGTCGATCCGCTCGAGCGCCCCGCCCTCGTGGAGCGCTTCGAGACGCGGGTCTTCGAGAAGGGCGACAAGCTCATCGAGGAGGGGGCGACCGCGACCGGGCTGCACCTGATCGCCTCGGGCGAGGTCGCCGTCATCGGCCACGAGGAAGGGGGCGAGCCCTTCGTCATCAAGACCCTCGGCCCCGGCGACGTGTGCGGCGAGGTCGCCGTCGTGCTCCGGCGCGAGGCCAACGCCGACGTGGTGGCGGTTCACCCTGCGGTCACCCTCCACCTCCCCGAGTCCGAGTTCGTGAACCTCATCCAGGCGCACCCGGCGATCCTCCACGGATTGTACATCCTGGCCATCGAGCGCGACGACGAGACCTCCAGTGTGCTCGCCACGTCCACGTGGAGCGTCTCCGACGAGGACTTCCTCCTGTAG
- the lpxA gene encoding acyl-ACP--UDP-N-acetylglucosamine O-acyltransferase produces the protein MTREPTLEPSWASTPVVAEGPSQAQAEARARGVRVHPTAVLDPRATLEPGVAIGPYCVIGPDVTVGRDTLLLAHVALSGPARLGRRCVLHPFSVVGGPAQMRSDADGSAGSLVVGDDVVVREHVTIHRGTAGRETRVGSRVLLMVGSHIGHDVCVGDDVVIANSVQLAGHAVVEDFVTFGGLAGVAQRVRVGESSFVAAGAMCEADVPPFVIVQGDRARVRALNKIGLARRGVAPDSVRALERAFRDVFVRRGTTRLAAVGSLEPAGDVFVARFRAALLRARG, from the coding sequence ATGACGCGCGAGCCGACTCTCGAGCCTTCGTGGGCATCGACGCCCGTGGTGGCGGAGGGGCCGTCCCAGGCCCAGGCCGAGGCCCGCGCGCGGGGCGTGCGCGTGCACCCCACGGCGGTGCTCGATCCCCGCGCGACGCTCGAGCCCGGCGTGGCGATCGGCCCCTATTGCGTGATTGGGCCCGACGTGACGGTCGGGCGAGACACCCTGCTGCTCGCGCACGTGGCCTTGTCGGGGCCGGCGCGCCTCGGGCGGCGTTGTGTGTTGCACCCGTTCTCCGTCGTGGGAGGCCCGGCGCAGATGCGGAGTGACGCCGACGGCAGCGCGGGAAGCCTCGTCGTCGGCGACGACGTCGTGGTGCGCGAGCACGTCACGATCCATCGGGGCACCGCGGGACGCGAGACCCGCGTCGGCTCGCGCGTCCTGCTCATGGTGGGCTCCCACATTGGCCACGATGTGTGCGTGGGCGACGACGTCGTGATCGCCAACTCGGTGCAGCTCGCGGGGCACGCCGTGGTGGAGGACTTCGTCACGTTCGGCGGGCTCGCGGGCGTCGCCCAGCGTGTTCGCGTGGGAGAGAGCTCGTTCGTGGCGGCCGGCGCGATGTGCGAGGCCGACGTCCCGCCGTTCGTCATCGTCCAGGGAGATCGCGCCAGGGTGCGCGCGCTGAACAAAATCGGCCTCGCCCGCCGCGGCGTGGCGCCGGACAGCGTGCGGGCCCTCGAGCGCGCGTTCCGTGACGTGTTCGTGCGCCGCGGGACGACCCGCCTCGCCGCCGTCGGGTCGCTGGAGCCCGCCGGCGACGTGTTCGTCGCGCGCTTCCGCGCGGCCCTGCTTCGAGCGCGCGGGTGA
- a CDS encoding cation transporter, protein MSDRASPHAPGASPPADHEHDAHADPAGHDPAGHEHDAHADHDHAGHDPAGHDPAGHDHAGHDHAGHDHAPASFSGPEEKQAKRLRWVLATVSVFFVVEFAGARVAQSAVLEADALHLLMDVFALGMSLYAMRLAVRRPRGRFTFGLRRAEPLAALLNATLILFASAEIVHEGVEHLRGHEEPRGNIMLVVAILALVVNGISAWLLHGAMHHGDHGHSHGHAHDHAHEHGSHAKGHGHHLNLRGAWLHLMGDTLGSLAALAAALIVKLGGPAAADPIASFLVVVILVFGALRLVRDAAVVLLEAAPAHLPVGLVRATLLEVENVATIEALHVWTLGAGQDVVVARVTTRAPDPGAGARAAEHVRKTLEVDWVTVQADAPTP, encoded by the coding sequence TTGAGCGACCGCGCCTCCCCCCACGCCCCTGGTGCGTCGCCGCCCGCAGACCACGAGCACGACGCGCACGCGGACCCCGCGGGCCACGACCCCGCGGGCCACGAGCACGACGCGCACGCGGACCACGACCACGCGGGCCACGACCCCGCGGGCCACGACCCCGCAGGCCACGACCACGCGGGCCACGACCACGCGGGCCACGACCACGCCCCCGCCTCGTTCTCGGGCCCGGAGGAAAAGCAGGCGAAGCGACTGCGCTGGGTGCTCGCGACCGTCTCGGTGTTCTTCGTCGTGGAGTTCGCGGGGGCCCGCGTCGCGCAGAGCGCCGTGCTCGAAGCGGACGCGCTCCACCTGCTCATGGACGTCTTCGCGTTGGGCATGAGCCTCTACGCGATGCGCCTCGCGGTGCGGCGGCCGCGCGGGCGCTTCACGTTCGGCCTGCGCCGGGCCGAGCCTCTCGCCGCGCTCCTGAACGCCACCCTCATCCTCTTCGCCTCCGCGGAGATCGTGCACGAGGGAGTGGAGCACCTGCGCGGGCACGAGGAGCCCCGCGGGAACATCATGCTCGTCGTCGCCATCCTCGCGCTCGTCGTGAACGGCATCAGCGCGTGGCTGCTGCACGGCGCGATGCACCACGGCGACCATGGGCACTCGCACGGGCACGCGCACGATCACGCTCACGAGCACGGGTCGCATGCCAAGGGTCACGGGCATCACCTGAACCTGCGCGGCGCCTGGCTTCACCTCATGGGCGACACGCTGGGCTCCCTCGCGGCGCTCGCGGCGGCGCTCATCGTGAAGCTCGGGGGGCCGGCCGCGGCCGACCCCATCGCGAGCTTCCTCGTGGTGGTCATCCTCGTGTTTGGTGCGCTGCGCCTCGTCCGCGATGCGGCCGTGGTGCTCCTCGAGGCCGCCCCTGCGCACCTCCCCGTCGGGCTCGTGCGCGCCACGCTGCTCGAGGTCGAGAACGTCGCGACGATCGAGGCGCTCCACGTGTGGACGTTGGGCGCCGGGCAGGACGTGGTCGTGGCGCGCGTCACGACCCGCGCGCCGGATCCGGGCGCCGGGGCTCGCGCCGCGGAGCACGTCCGCAAGACGCTCGAGGTCGACTGGGTCACCGTGCAGGCCGACGCACCCACGCCCTAG